Genomic segment of Gigantopelta aegis isolate Gae_Host chromosome 10, Gae_host_genome, whole genome shotgun sequence:
cactaatacacatactacagaaagaaacccgacagcacccacattcagctacgcttcgtgacactccgtcgcaacaattacaaagctcggcaatctatttcgagactgggcaattctgccttgtgcagcagttataggggccgtctcataagaggaggcagtacgtagcacatacttttgccgtatcctgtcgataacaccccaaatgtatccttcaaattcaaaatggaatcaataatgtttaattgttttggtttaatgacgtaattaaatccaaattcatccaaaacggcattagccaactctttcatgttgtaacttcgcttggtatgagatggcccctgtaactgctgcacaaggcggaatcgcccagtggcgatcacgtgatctacgtctcgaaatagattgccgagctttgtaattgttgcgacggagtgtcgcgaagcgtagctgaatgtgggtgctgtcgggtttctctctgtagtatgtgtattagtgatttatatgtggatttttttgtatcagttaactcgaaaatgatcgatgtaaaggtatttgacgtcaaacataggattgttgtggtattaaagcgggaatctttgcctaccgtttggtagtcaggaattgccaaaaatatacataggtcggtctctgactgtaatgagagcgtatttatgtccaagtgtccgtctagctctcttacagtcagagtactcgggctataggGCCTAATGCATGGATGATGGAGTTTTTAGTTTGACGTACCTGGAATAAATATTAAGAAATTATTCGTGAAAAAAATACCAATCTGCTGAGCTACTCAAAATGTTTGTGTCAATGTCAGTCCATATAtcattatatgttttatttcacgcaAAATGTGAATTGtaaaaatttttgttttatggacGCAGACATCTTTAATACCGGTGACCAGTTAAAATTTTACTTGTAACAAATTCCAACCGGAAACAGTATTatgtataatgaataaaaaataacaaacacaaaagttcatttactatattattcaaaccaaataaataaaaaaatttttgtcGAACAACAATGTTCTCGAATTCCTTCTTTCATTCAGTAAAATTATGGAACAATACATTGTCAGATATTAAAGGTGACAGAAGGCAACAAATACTGCAGTTTCCAAtatagtgtgttttattttaatgaaagcattaatgaatgaatgttaaacgacaccctagtacaaaaatacaatcaGGCTACTAGGTGTTAAACAAAAGCATGTAGTGATTGTATGACGATacttatagttttttttttacaaagttgGTGTAAATGTGCCACTAATCCTTCTCAAGTTCGTTTAGGTTAGCACTGACGCTAAATTAAAATTAGCACCATATACACATAAATTTATATCGTATGTTATTGTTAGACTAGTTAAATAATAGGGCACGGTACacttcaaaataataaaaacttccCTACCATTAATTTTCTGCTGCCCCTAAAGACACTTCCGGTAAAACAATGTACATAGCTATTATTTAATTCAGCACACCGGATATACCGGAAGTACTATTCGTAAAAAACATAATGTTGTTTTTACTCCGATAAactgtatatttttatgttgattttCTGTTGTGTTTAAACGTGATTAAATTTAGACTCTGTTATTACATTAAGCATTTTTGCGACATATCTATCACCGTATAATGAatgcaaatattattatataatattaatcgTATAGAAACTATTTTAAATAGACGCGTTCTATATTGTTTGCTACGGTATCAATTACCAAAAACAGTCTATTATAAAGCGGTTTCTcgtgaaaagaaaatatatatattgttgggATGATACACGAGGATGTTACGAAGGAATCCCACTCGAATTGAGCATAAAATAGATGACCTCGAAGAGTACGAGAATttcaaaaaggaaaaagaaaatgaactCCGAAAGCAAAAGCTTTCTCTCTCCGATAGTGCGTTAGCAGATAATTTCGAAACATCCTTGCGTAGCAGAACGGAAGCGGTTCATGCTCGGATTGGTTATGACCCAAAACCGCTCAAACAGCCGTCTCGATTTCCAATACAGTAGAAGCAAATGTTCTTATAcctattaaaaaaccccaaatcttTTACTGCAGTTGGCaccatttgttttttcataaaCTTTCACTCTGTTGTGATGTGAACCTTGCATTAACTTGAATAAGTGATAGTTACATAAATGGTTACATGGTTTTGTATAAGAAATAGTTTGAATCTAACCATGGTTTTCACAGGTATTCCAATTGTGTATGATCCACTAAAAGCAGGAAGTATTGATGGAACAGATACAGATCCCCATGATCATGGTATTTTCCGTGCAATGAATGCAAAGTACAAACCTAACAAATTTGTAATTGGTAATTCAGAGGCAACCATCTTTGTCACAAGACTTAATCGGGCTAAAACAACTGAAGAGACTCTTGAGAAAGCATTCAACAAATTTGGTAAAATCAAAAGAATCCGACTTGTTCGCAATGTGGTGACAAGATTTTCTCAAGGTTATGCTTTCATAGAATTTGAAGATACTAAATCTGCATTTTATGCAAGCAGGGATGGAAACAATATGGTTGTTGATGATTTTGAAGTGTTTGTAGATATGGAATGTGAAAGGACCTTAAAAGGATGGATTCCAAGGAGAATGGGTGGAGGATTTGGTGGAAAGAAGGAATCGGGTCAGCTACGCTTTGGATGCAAAGATAGACCTTTTAGAAGACCCTTAATAGTTGGTGAAAACAAAGAGGGATTCAACAGAAAACCAAGGACTCCATATTCTGATAACGATCATGAAGATTATAGAAAACGTGAATGGGATGAAGAGAGTTCCAGGAGAGATTATGAAGAGAGTTCCAGGAGAGATTATGACCGGAAATCAGACTACAGGAAAAGAAGAAGATCAAGATCTAGATCTTCCAGCCGATCAAGGAAGCGAGACCGTGATTCCAGTAGAGAGGATTACAGGCGCAGACACAGAGACTGATTTTAGTGTGTTTATATGGTTTCTGCATGGTATACTGCCTGTTCATTGTCCAGATCTTTAAGCTATTTTGTGTTACAAAGTAAAGGCATTTGTATATGATTGGTAAAATATTTGGAAACAAAGCCCAGGTAATTGCTTTGTTGAACATTTATGTATCTAATGAATTGCAACAAGTTAGTTTTCATTCAGTACAGGCTTTACATGTagtattgtatgtgtgtgtaaataaatTGGACAGTACTACTTAGTACTTGTTATTATTGGTAATAGACATTTTTGGGGCAGGATCAATTTGCTCAGGCGGTTGAGTGTTCACctaaggtgcttgcatcacaggactgaaccacctcggtggatccattcaactgattgggtttttctcgttctaaccaatgcactacagctggtcaaaggccgtggaatacATGTGCCttcttgtctgtgggacagtgcatatataaaaaatcccttgctgctattgctaatggaaaaatatagagggtttcctctgacgactacaaatcagaattacaaatgtttgacatcagtagctgatgattacttggtcagtgtgctttagtggtatggttaaaataaaaacaaacttaatttttgtgtgcaatatttcaaaattgttttggATGTATACTTTTAACATTGCATTATGATTATAAGAAAGTGTTTTTAAGTGTTTAAGaaacgttttaaaaaagaaaacgttCTGGGCAGACATACATGATTTTGATGATATTTTCAAGTAAATGTagtctttattgttttaattttaggcATTGTCATTATAATATTTGAAGGCACTCATGCTTACCTTTAGGATGGTCCACTTTGTAAAGGGAGTTAATTGTGAATATTAAACTACAAAGTTGATGTTGTATATACATAACATGTTGCTTCCACATTAACATTCATATCTGTAATACTGTAGCATTGGAATATTGTGTATAAAACCTCTATTTAaatgctgtatattaaacctgCGTGCCTAGTTTTTCATCATTGTTGCTTTTCCCAAAAGTAATGACCCATTGGTAAAATGTCTTCACCTCCCAAACTATAtaggccacacacacacagggcaggatttagctcagtcagtataTTCAATAATATTGCTTCCAACCAGTGAatcattactggtatatcaaaggttgtggtatgtgctgtcctgtttgtggtaaCGTGCattatataaaagattgcttactaatggaaaaaaatgtagcgggtcctctctaagactaaatgtcaaaattaccaaatgtttgacatccaatagccaatgattaataaatcaatgtgctctagtggtgtcgtcaaaggaatgctaaagcaaggcttttgaactggtgtgcatattcaacgatacataatgcacattattgcttaatatcaacaagtataattgtatagttaattaataaaacggttaaatgtgacggctattatatagaACGgttcagccattttgtaccatcccagtgaatacaccctctggcgagctggtggttacgtaatacctaacatgtcgcgtcaggaattagtttttgaactgaagaaacaaaacatacctgatttttgcggatgcatcgcaatgttctgtaataatatatatccgagtaacacagcaacgtgtatatgtggtttatttttcaatacacaataaaccaccattgtcaaagttttgaaataactgtattatattttgtatataaattaacccacgtactgaaataatagtcgaagtgttttcttgcttaattggtcttttctttctttggcctgtacctgtggttcttgattggcaggtgtatatttagacggtccctagacacactaaaaagaagTGCCtctttattaagatcacagggtattgtgtgataacctcaaatcgtaatggactttaccagctttattactgtaattctgtaaaacccttgattaagtagactttcccatctaaaatcacaaaactgaccaattacgtagtcccagagaaaagaaaattatcacttgggtatcgtgagtgatagtttttgctcgaacgtatcctaccaataggcctaataataagcattttttctttggattttttaaaagaaaaaaaatactataactccatttcgttatattgatgcaaattgaaatatatttagttaaatagtttattatactatcaagtcatttatgttgttttacaagtcaggttgatgaaagcgaagcgccttgtcgtaaattagagcacttgtttacactgtgcataatagagaagttggacctgagctgacgtcacttcgccccaagctataccaccggaagtcacaaaaacgaaacaaaatggctgcccccagttagcaggaataatcactttttttttttattaattctaaaattacgcgtttttcatttgttaaagtgtcagcaTGTGTTGGTGGTTCGGGTAACCATAACGGCTCGTCTTCACAGCATGCggcgtaaagtttgttttatttaacgacgccactagatcgcattgattttttatcttatcatcggctattggacgtcaaacatatggtcattctgacactgtttttagaggaaacccgctgttgccacatagactactctttttacgacaggcagcaagggatcttttatttgtgcttcccacaggcaggatagcacaaaccatggcctttgttgaaccagttatggatcactggtcggtgcaagtggtttacacctatccattgagccttgcggagcactcactcagggtttggagtcggtatctggattaaaaatcccatgcctcgactgggatccgaacccagtaccgaccagcctgtagaccgatggcctaaccacgacgccaccgaggccggtagcatGCGACGTGTGCTTtacagggacataccctagtttcaaccagtaaaaattaacaccaagtttagttaatctacaaacctgtaacacatttacaGTGGGTGAAagatgagtctgtgactttgacatggtgaaataccctctaaaaatagactaaaacttgactacATAATTGTTACTTATCAGACgcacatgtgtttttaaaaatatgagaaatgcattttgtaatattaaaacccCCAAGATGACCAAAACgcttcaaatgtacggaaattaataatctaaactataaaatctaagtaaagtatgatttcagttatcaaaaacggctctaatagtaaacaatacgccttagtgtttaaaaactagggtatgtccttttaaaaaacagaagaagaaaaaatagctttTTAAATATCGAAAACAATTTCAGTGTATTACATCAACACAGGATGTTTTTGcgtgctagagcacattgatttgttaatcattggatgtcaaacatttgcgatttggtaattctgagataattttcaatattttaaaacacgaCCCTCTAAACAGGAACCTGTATAAATCGGACATAAAGTGGGTCACAGACgtggtccggtttagacaggtttctgATATAATACCCCCACCAAGAAGCTCTTCCATGATGCAATATTAACGTAAATTTATAAATCGAAACCAGAAACGTTCAGTGGCATTATAAATGTGATGATGTTGCGTCAAGAGGGGCGAGATGtcgcccagcggtaaagcggtaggtctagaatcgatccacGTTAGTGTGCttaatgggctatttcttgttcaagccagtgcaccacgactggtatatcaaagccgtagtatgcgctatcctgcctgtgggatggtgcatataaaatatcttgctactaatggaaacaaatgtatcgtgtttcctctctaagactatatatgtcaaacttaGCAAAtgcttaacatccaatagccgatgattaaacttaataaatcaatgtgctctagtgatgtcgttaaactaaaaaaaaaactttaactttacatgATGCAATATTAACGCGAATTTAGAAATAGAACCACCAAACGTTCAATAGCGTTGTGAAATAACAATGCAAAGGTAATGCTGCTACGacgaggaaggaaggaaggaaatgttttatttaacaacgcactcaacacattttatttacggttatatggcgtcagacacatggttaaggaccacacagatattgagaggaaacccgctgtcgccactgcatgggcaactctttttcgattatcagcaagggatcttttttaagcaccatcccacagacatgatagtacatgccacggcctttattacaccagttgtggaacactagctggaacgagaaatggcccaatgggtccaccgacggggatcgaccctaaaccgaccgcgcatcaagcgagcgctttaccactgggctacgtcccgccccagctATGACGAGAGGTTGCAGTCACGAACGATTGACAAAGACAGGATTGAGAGTAAACACGAGTGCAGTGAAAATACTGTCAAACCTATCCATGCGGCCACCTAATAGTTGGATTTCAAATTGGTAAAATGCCtttaggacagtgggttagtggttagttacgTTTTTCTTCTCTAAAATTACCCAATATACccacgacccattttgtaataaaattaggcccattttgtaattaaaaaaaaaagtgcaaatgTTGTAATCAAAAGAAGTAAGTgccaattttgtaataaaataaatacccattctgtaataattGCTTAAAGCGTTAGAATATGTCAAAGGTGTTAAATATTTActcatttaaataattttaaactcgAGAATTTCGTTGAACTCTGTGGTAGAGGATCCTGTGCGAAAAGGCTAATCTCGATTCCCTCCTAAGTAGACTTACTAAATCTCCCTCCGTCCAGTGGTCCACGACGCGTATATAAACTATGTACAGCGATTATCAGTGGAAAAGACTTGCTGTGTATCAAGATGAATAGCTTATGTGGATGTAACACATGTGTTCAGTGGTCTTTGTGTTATACTTATCGTGCTAGCTGATTAATAATATGTTGTGGCATacagtaaatatataattatgaatgCCTTTGTGTTATTATCTGTTGAAAATGTGTTGTTCctcgaaaaaataatattaatacatattaatcTATTCCCCGATCTCCAGTAAAACGCCTAGgcagtttaaattatttaaactttgtaatattcactgtgttttatataacgatTGTGAGTCTCTCGGTAGCTTATTCaatatcgtatctctgcacaagacaaCTTCCAAAAGAGGTTATAGCAGAGTTTATACGGTATAGCCTACAGCCATGAATCGTTGTAATGTAttgggcgagatgtagcccagtggtaaagcgctcgctcgatgcgcggtcggtctgggatcgatccccgtcggtgggcccattgggctatatctcattccagccagtgcaccacgactggcatatcaaaggccgtggtatgtattaccctgtctgtgggatggtgcatataaaagatcccttgctgc
This window contains:
- the LOC121383078 gene encoding U11/U12 small nuclear ribonucleoprotein 35 kDa protein-like, which encodes MVTWFCIRNSLNLTMVFTGIPIVYDPLKAGSIDGTDTDPHDHGIFRAMNAKYKPNKFVIGNSEATIFVTRLNRAKTTEETLEKAFNKFGKIKRIRLVRNVVTRFSQGYAFIEFEDTKSAFYASRDGNNMVVDDFEVFVDMECERTLKGWIPRRMGGGFGGKKESGQLRFGCKDRPFRRPLIVGENKEGFNRKPRTPYSDNDHEDYRKREWDEESSRRDYEESSRRDYDRKSDYRKRRRSRSRSSSRSRKRDRDSSREDYRRRHRD